In the genome of Xanthocytophaga agilis, the window AACTCAAGTTTAACTACATTAAACTATTCTTCATATTTGCATGAGACAAGAGATACCTTTTCACTGATAACCTTCAATGCACCAGTACACAAAACAATTGCATGAATAATCAAATATTTATACGAATTGGGAAGAAAATACGCGAGATAAGAAACCAGCAACAGATTAAACTGCAGGAACTAGCAGAAGAGTCACAAATAAGTAAGGGCCTACTATCACGTATTGAAAATGGACGCACTATTCCCTCTTTGCCTGTACTTCTATCCATAGTCAGATCATTGAAGATTAATCTGGACGTTTTTTTTGAAGGCCTTGACCTACCCGAACAACAAAAATATATTCTTCGTCGCAAATCAGAATATACTCCTTTTGAGAAAGAAGAAGGCTTTGGGTTCCTTTATCATTCCATTTTAACCTCCAGTATTCCATCTGTCACAGTTGAGGCGGTTATTCTGGATCTTCAGCCCGGCTCCCAAAGAGATCCAGTTATAACAGATGGATATGAATTCAAGTATCTGTTAAAAGGTGAGATAGAATATCAATTAGGAGATGACGTTATTGTAATGCAGGAAGGAGATTCTTTATTTTTTAATGGTAAGATTCCGCATGTACCTATAAATCGTACAACTATACCTGCCTCTCTTCTGGTCATATACCTTCTTTTGCCAACGGGTAGTACTGGGAATTAGGGTAACAACCACTATATTTACATAAAGAAGATCTGAATGGTAAGCATTTGCCTATATAAGGACAGATCTCTTCAGATAGCACAATCAGCAGTCATACCCGAATGGATATAAAAGACCTGTTTCTGACCCCAATATATTTATTGTTTATCTATGCAGTTGCATTTATGATAAACAACCGAATCCGCAATAAAGTCATCCGCCCATATTTTATCCCTGCACTCAATGTAAAGATTATAGGAGCTATAGCATTGGGACTCATTTATCAGTTTTATTATTATGGAGGTGATACATACAATTATTTTAAAGATAGTAAAGTTATATGGGAAGCGTTTCTGGACTCTCCATTCAAAGCCATTAGTATTATATTCACGGATAGGCAGTATGATCCCAGCATCTATGAGTATGTAAGACGTATTTATTTCTATGTTGACCCCAATTCCTTTCATGTTGTTCGTCTTTCCGGCTTTTTTGGATTATTCACATTTCATACCTATAGTCTGATTGCTATATTTTTTGCCATTACATGTTTTTCAGGTATGTGGGCATTATACAAAGTCTTTTATGACTTATATCCTCACCTACATAAAAAGCTAGCATATGCTATATTCTTTATTCCATCTGTTTTTTTTTGGGGTTCAGGCCTTTTGAAGGATACAATTACATTAGGAGCATTGGGATGGATGTTTCACGCGTTTTATTTTGGCATTATCAAACGACAACATATAGTAACTAATATTGTGGTTATGTTTGTAGCCATTCTGGTTGTACAAGGTATTAAAGTGTATATTCTGCTCTGTTTTCTACCTGCTGCATTCTTTTGGATTTTTATGGAATATAGAGCACGCATCCGTTCTGGCCTCTTACGGTTTATTACACTTCCCATTGTTATAGCCATATCAATACCCATCAGTTATAGGGCTATTACAAAGATTACAGAAGAAAATACACGTTACCAACTGGATAATATTACAGCAACCACGAAAACCACCGCAGAATGGTTACGTACTGTTGGAACCAATCAAGGCGGATCTGTATATTCACTAGGCGAATTTGATGGTACATGGACAAACATGATTTCCAAAGCTCCAGTTGCGATTAATGTAAGCTTGTATCGCCCTTATCTTTGGGAAGCACGAAACCCTGTAATGATTTTGTCAGCCCTAGAAGCTGCTTTTTTTCTATTTCTTACTGTACGGATCTTTCTACAAATCAAGTTAAGTCGCTTATTTCATATACTTACCTCTCAGCCTATCTTATTATTCTGTATCATCTTTGCCCTTACTTTTTCATTTGCAGTTGGAGTGAGTAGCTATAACTTTGGTACTTTGGTACGATATAAAATACCTATGATGCCTTTTTTCCTGTCAGCACTATACATCATTCAAAGTCAGGCAATCAAAAAGAAGAAGAAAAAACGGAGAGATCCATTTATGGCAGCTCAGCCCAATAACGTTGTTGCAACAACTTAAGGAACAGAATTGTACAAACCAGATAAAATCCCAGAAGCACTATTGACTAAACAGTAAATAACTTAAGAAAATTATCTCTATTTCCTGTTACAGAATATATCCTCTCTATCCTTTCTCTGGAAGCTTTCCCCATTTGAGTACGTAATTCAACATCATGGATCAATAACTTCATACAATCTATCCATTCCTGAGGTTCGGAGCATAGAAAACCATCAGTCCCATGTTGGATGATATCTACATTTACA includes:
- a CDS encoding XRE family transcriptional regulator, yielding MNNQIFIRIGKKIREIRNQQQIKLQELAEESQISKGLLSRIENGRTIPSLPVLLSIVRSLKINLDVFFEGLDLPEQQKYILRRKSEYTPFEKEEGFGFLYHSILTSSIPSVTVEAVILDLQPGSQRDPVITDGYEFKYLLKGEIEYQLGDDVIVMQEGDSLFFNGKIPHVPINRTTIPASLLVIYLLLPTGSTGN